One window of the Rhipicephalus microplus isolate Deutch F79 chromosome 2, USDA_Rmic, whole genome shotgun sequence genome contains the following:
- the LOC119169883 gene encoding uncharacterized protein LOC119169883 yields MGIVDLVPHNEEQEEVHKAFEFSIKFTNGRYEVALPWRPMEFHLAGNEGVAKKPLASLTMKLLKDEAMLMKYDEAIRQYLEQGFAERLPKNAVSIKNRSYYMPHRAVLRPASQSTSLKVVFDASSSETGCVSLNEVLDSGPNLNPDILKVMHNFRMHCIRLAADIEKAFLQISLRKEDRDAARFLWYEEVPRKKKPSPPLEAWRMTRVPFGVTSSPFLLAATIRHHLGMVDSSSGTARILAESLYVDNPITGTDTE; encoded by the coding sequence ATGGGTATTGTGGACCTAGTTCCACATAATGAGGAGCAGGAAGAAGTACATAAGGCTTTTGAGTTCTCCATTAAGTTCACCAATGGAAGATACGAAGTGGCTCTTCCTTGGAGGCCCATGGAGTTTCATCTTGCTGGCAACGAGGGAGTTGCAAAGAAACCTTTGGCCAGCCTCACAATGAAATTGTTGAAAGATGAGGCAATGCTGATGAAGTACGACGAGGCCATACGCCAGTACCTTGAACAAGGATTCGCCGAGCGGCTTCCGAAAAATGCAGTAAGCATAAAGAACAGATCGTATTACATGCCTCACCGAGCTGTGTTGCGCCCTGCTAGCCAGTCAACTAGCCTCAAAGTGGTCTTTGATGCATCGTCGAGTGAAACCGGATGCGTGTCACTTAATGAAGTGTTGGATTCAGGACCGAACTTAAACCCCGATATCTTAAAGGTCATGCACAATTTCAGAATGCACTGCATCAGACTCGCTGCagatatcgaaaaggcgtttTTACAAATATCACTGAGGAAGGAGGATAGAGATGCCGCACGCTTCCTCTGGTATGAAGAAGTACCCAGAAAGAAAAAACCTAGTCCGCCACTTGAAGCCTGGAGGATGACAAGAGTCCCGTTCGGAGTGACTAGTAGCCCATTTCTGCTTGCTGCCACGATACGTCACCATCTTGGCATGGTGGACAGCTCTTCTGGCACAGCACGAATACTGGCTGAGAGCTTATACGTCGACAACCCTATCACAGGTACCGACACGGAATAA